atcgtcaccttcttgagacggctcgtgcgatGATGATCGCTGCCTCTCTTCCGCCTTTTTGGGCCAAGGCTATCTCCACTTCcgcctatctcatcaaccttcagccgttcgctgctttgcagggtggcgttccttttgagcgtctttttgatcattctcccgattattcgatgcttcgcttgtttggttgtgtttgttatgttcttcttgcccctcgcgaacgcaccaaactgaccgctcagtctgttgagtgtgtcttcttaggctacagtgatgagcataagggctatcgttgttgggatcctatcggtcgtcggatgcgtatctctcgagacgtgacttttgatgagtcgagttataatataagtcatgtacccctttgtatttatcccgttgtataaggggtttcctgcatatgttccacacctgtacatgtatatatatcggcctatggcctcatgggaatacaagttgcatatttcctaacagGATTCACTTACAAtcgaaagaagaagaagcagcacgATTTTGCTTGTCTCCGTCGGATCTGGACCAGATACCTGCACCATAAAAATACTATGAAAATGATGGCATAAGAAGATTACCCAGCAATAGAAAAGCAAACTAAATGTAGACGACTGTATCTTTATTGTTAAGATTCATTTAACAGGAATTTTCCGACCATCATGTAAATGAATTGCAAGAAATTTTTCCTGATATTTAATGTAGAAAGCTAACGTTAAATTATATGTTGTGCCATGAACTTATTACAATTTTCTTGATGTACCTGTATCATGGGATCCATGAGATTCATGGCCTAGTGATCACTAACCATGCCAGTCATCTGCTCCTGGGAGGTAACCCACCCATTGCCATTCCGTAACCTCTGAATGCAGTTTTTCTCCTCCTAGCATTGACATGGAGATGAGCATGAGTCATATTGTTGAATTCTCTAAATGGTTCATGCTTAACTTTCCAACACAAAACGAAGAAAAGATTTATTTGTAAAATTGTGAAATAAACATGCTGGCCAACACTACAGATAATACTACCATGGTAGCCAGGAATCATAATACTACCATGGCAGACAGTTCACGTTTTGTTGAGTACATACATGATACTACCAGGTCAGAACCTACAGAAGCAGGATCATTGATTTGTACTATTCAACAACACTAACAACAAACGCAACCCGAAAATTAAGTGGCTTGAAACTGGCAACCCAACCCATGAATAAAGCGGCATCGATCTGGAACGCAGGACAAACAGTGCCTTGCAGATGCAGTTTCAGCATAGATAAGCATAAGTAGCATATATTAAAAAAGTACTAAAAAAGGCTTGTGTTCAGTTGGACATGAATAGCCTCACGATTCCTGAGTCAGATGAACAAAGCGAAATCAAACCAGCACGAGGATAGGAGATCCCACATTGCCCAATTTCTACAATCGGCATCACCACACTTGTAAACAAGATAACAGATTTACTAATTCCAGCGCATCAATTTCTACATAAACAAAATTACCACATAATGAGATCCACGTCACTGGAGTTAAATTACGCAAATTTGGATAACACTCATGGGTAGAGGATAGCCATCAGTCGTAGTAGTATTGGAGGTTGTGGCCGTACTGGTGTCACGGCTCGATATGTTCAGGTGGGAACCTTTGCCACTGCTCACCTCGATGCTGCTATCATGTATCTGGAGCTCGGGGGGAGAGGCGGCACTGCTGCTTCCCATCTGCCTTGCATGATCCCAGCTGCCGAGGCACAACACCATCGACCCAACGCTGATGGCATGCTCGCAGCCACTTCCCCTCCTTTGATATGGAGCTGAGGTTGGGCGCAGAACCTACTCTCTTCTCCTTGGATTGCTTCTCCGTGGGCGACGAGATCACCCTCCGAAGAGGAAATATACAAATGATGACCCTTGGTAAGAATGGAATTTATCAAATCAAGCGAGTCAAGATGTAAACCTAATTATATGATCAAAATAGAACCTTTAAACAGTAGGCGAGTCAACATGATTTTAACTGACAAACTTCAAGCAGAACACACAGTTTATATAATTGTATAATTTAGTCATGAAAACTTGCAAACATACTTCCTACTTGTCTTCCTGGGAGATAATAAACCTTGTAAATATTCATCCTGCTGACATGACTTGTCATACTAATCAAACTGTACTTAATTATCCAATTGAGTGTAGGTAAAATCTTGTCAAGGTGAGGGGGCGCCCAGATCCGCAGCGGGGCATAACAAATCATGTGCAACATGTATATCTCTAAGATCCTCATGCACATTAAATGATATTGTCAACTTTTGTTTCATGTTATAAATcacccttcttcttcatcttcttcaccGCTATCTCCACTCCCCATTCCAAACTCGTCACCGTCGTTAATGGCACATCTGGCTATGAATCAAATTTTAGGCAAGGGGATACACGGTAGCTTCGGAAAACATGAGAAAGTTCAGTGTACCTTTAGAGAAGTTTTAGGGTGAATATGGAACATAAGTAGTTCTATATGTTCAACATAGAACTATGTGGCACACATTTTGGGAACTGTGCATTGCTCAATTGCTGTACCTCTATTTTTCTGCATTTCCTGTAAATTTTAGCAATACGCAGTGGCATCTGTGCTCGGTCCCAGGTTGAGCTGCATGACAATGGTAGCACTAACATTGTGATCACAAATTCCAGGGATATCAGTCGTAACATGGTGTAGAATTCAAGATCCCTTCAATGAGACAAATTCCAAAGTGAACCTATCATCATGCCAAAATTTGCATCAAAAGTCTTAACTTAATTTTTAGTACAGAACCATTATGGTGGACCTTCCACTGGTCAAAAGTTCACATACAAAAGACAAATTAAATACTTAAAATCTTGAAAACTACATCTCTTAGTATTTGTATAGACATTATTATTAACACATGCTTTAGTGAAAAGGTGATCCAAAAATTTGCGATGAAATTCTATATACATGTAGAGACATGTCCTTTATACACAAAGTTAATGGAAGAACGCAAATGAAAGATGGTGCTGAATTGCAGGCAGTCATGACACAAATTAAGCTCAAGGGGAGACAAATTCCAAAGTGAATTAGTTCCTTTCAAGCCTTTTCTCAGAGCAAGAACAAACAGATGATGAACTTCCTTttgatttttattttctttggggagAGAAACTGTTTGCCAAATAATCATCGCGAATCATACATAGAACAATTGCATCAATGGTCAAAGATTTACTTAGTCTCATAAATGTGGTGATTCTTGCAATACATATTTTTTAATTTAGTTATTGTGTTGATTTGCTAGGCTTTACTCCTTTTCTGTCTTGGAATTATTTAAATAATCATGTTTTTCTCCGATTGCAAGGAAAGCTGATGCTAAATTGCTTGTAGACATAAGAATATGCAAATTATTCTCAAAGCAAGTATAATTGCTTAGTGAATTTTTCAATAGAAAATGAAATGCAAAATATGAAAATAAGCACACAGGCATTTGCTCTTCTTGAGCTAGACCCACCTCAATCTTGTTGCTTCGTCTCCCAGCCGTTGACGACAACCACCACCCTGTCGAAccaaatgttcatcttgtccaccTCCGCCATCTACCATACAACCACCTTAGTCCCCACGTCCTCCTCCTTCACCTGTACATCTCCACTGGCAGTGTCGCGCCCCTCGGGACAACCTCCAGGTCAATCTGCGACACCCTGCTATTGCTGCCGCTCCTGTTGGCTGGTGTGGCGATGCAAATTTATACTACTTCACTTGATACTACATATCTAACATTAATCGATGAGTATGCTTGTATTCTGTACAAAGGCTTATAAAATTATAATCCAGCAGTTGTTCTTCACCATGTGAATTAGTTCTTCTCAAGTAAAATGAACAGCATTCATGAACTTGCATCTGGACATTAACTGAATATAATCTTGTTAGTACAGTTCCATAGAGGGAACTACTGTAAAATAGAAAAATGAAAACATTAAATGGTGGATGAATGGAACCGATCATGGAATAGCAATGATATTTCAAACAATATATGTATCACTTGAATTCCTTAACTTTGAATACTGAACAGACACACATGAATCTGTCAGACTGATATGAACACTAATATTGTACACATGAATCTGCCAACAGGGCAGCAAGATGACCTTTGGCTTGGCGTGAGAAGCGACGCACAGACTGGCACGGATGAGATTGCTCATGCTGTTCTAGCCTCCTCATGTGGTGTCGCCTCCTGCGGCACAACAACACGCAACCAATTCAAAATCAGGAACTTGCAGATTATGAGTCCCTCGCGACTAACCTGGAGAATCAGGGGAGGATGTAGGGCCTACATGAACTGTGAGAGGAAGGAGAGGACTGGGACGTGGGTCGGCGACAGCGGATCCGACGGAGTCCCGATCGGCAGTCCCGACCCGGCGGCGGCGACGAAAGACCAGGAGCTCTCGCCAAAGCCCCCATTGAGGCCGTCGATGATGTAGCTCCGGACGGCGATGTCGATATGGAGCCTTCTCTCCCATAGCCCCACACCTTGTCGCGCGGATCCAGGCTGAGAAGGTGAGGGGCTGGAGCGGCGGcgctagaggaggaggaggccggcggcggtgggattgaggcggcggcggggttggggttggggcagAGGAGAGCGGCGGTGGGCAAGTGCATCGCGGGCACGAGGATTCGGGTGCGAGCGTCTGGCTAATTTCCGTAGGTTAACCGTAGTAGATTTTTTTAGGACGATTTTCTTTCACAACGGGCCTCGTGGTAGCATGCCGTTTTTTTTGTCGGTCTCGAGGAAGGAAGGGGGGAATCGCTGGGTAGCGGAAGGTGGGATCGAGGACGAAAATTAAGGtaggacgaaaattgaccggcgaggactaccaactgctccattagaagtagagatacACATATTCCTAGACTATGTTATTACCTTCATAGTTAGTAGTAAtttcatgcaaagcttcatttattaggttatagactcatattgcattgggacatgtgatgttacaataactaactaagttactcaaactaaccctttcctcattaactcactgccacataagcaaatttgttgagttggactcgatgttactgctgaagttactttTATTGTGGCTAGTCTTACTCTGTTGCAGCATGACACTTTTCTGACAATCTTTTATACAAGACGACGATTTTTTACTTTAGAAATGACAAATTCTTTTGCAACGGCACGACAACTTTATCTATTTTCATGGCAATTCTGGAGCGTTCGCCTGGAGTGGGTTTTTTTAGCAAACAAAAACATCTGTGCGTTCCTAACTGACGATCGTTCGCTCGGTTTTATCCCCGGAGGGGACGTCGGATGTGTATTGACGTAAAAATGTTGTTGAGGGCACCAGCAAGTCGCCGTCGCCTGCCCTCTGTGTGTGTACATCCGTCGTACTCTGGCTCCACGACGCCGTTGACCTAGCGCTGTCCGGTGGGAAAGCGCGCGAGGAGGCCCCGGGACTCCGAGGGAACGCACGAGTTTTCCCCCGGTCAAGGCTCGCCAGGCGGAGATCGTTGCGTATGCCCTGTCACATGGCCGGGCGTCACTACTGGTTTTTCTCTCTCTGGGGGGCATCAACCCCCGTCCCTCGGGCCTATATATGGAGGCCATTTGTGTTTGTCTATGCATTGTGCAGCGACACACACAGAGACAGACAGGCAGACAGACAGACATACCTTTGAGCAGATGAGCGCTTGAGCTGTTCTTGCTGTTCTTGTGGGTTAGGGTCCTGTGATCAGGAGAGATGACACCGACGCCGATCAGATGGGTCGGCTTAACCAGGCCATGCATCCGTCTGTTCGGAGTTGGTGTCACCTCGCCTGAACATAGGGCTCACTATCCCTGTCACAGGAGAGAGAGCACAGGTGATAATGCAACTGCAGCTGAGCGccgccccctcttcctcctcctcccgtttCCCTCCGCGTTTTCTCTCGCAGGTCAGGTCAGGTCAGCTGGAGATGCGGCCGTTCAGACGCAGCGGGCCGGCAGATGTTGGAGCTGGGCAGCAGACTGGCACACATGAGGCTGGTTTGGTTAGCCATGCATCCATGCAGGGAAGTCCCAGGATGAGCCGTCCCTGAAAACATGAGCTCCGCCGCGTACTTGCTTGCTTGAGGGGAAGTGCCAGCACCAGCAGCTCTTAATGTCTGCTATCGTTTTCTCCTGCAGGAGAAGGAAGGCGGCCGTGCAGCTCCCAGCTGAGCAAGATCTTCAATTTCGGCTGCTTTTATCCTTCGGTGTAGTAAGTAAGATCACCTTTTTTCTGATTGCAGCGAGGCTGTTGGCCTGCACTCTGTTCTCTGTTGGATGTAACCGGCCGGGTTACGGCTGGTGGCTTAGTACCAGTTTTAAAATAGGCTCTTGACTTCTGGCCAGAACCAACTAAGAATATGGTTGGTCGTAGCTTGTTTTGTGGCGAAACTTGCTTCCTTGGTTCTGCTTTGCCTTTCTCACCATAAATTTCAGTTGAAGTTGTTTAACTATGCTGTAAGATTCATGGTTTGGCCCATCCCTGTTTCATGTAGTGCTACATTATTGCTGCCGACTCTGCCGCTTTTCAGCGACATGGCGAGAGTTCTATCGCTCAAGAATGCTTAAATTAACTCGAAATACCGAATCCAGGTTCCAACATTCGACACTCAGGCATGCGTGGTACCGTTCACTAGTGCAGGAGTAGCGCAGATCTGCGGACACTGCAAATCAATGAAGGCCCCTTGAGGCCATAGCAAACATTTTCAGAGTTGAGGTGGTATCCACCTGCCTCCCACCCCGGATCACCAGTATTCCGGGAGCTCGCGGAAGAAAGCATAGGGcagcaaaaatgttcacaaatggCACCTGACACGATGACTTCGGACCTGAGAACCCCGCCACCACGGCGCCCGGCTTGTGTGAGCTTGCGGTCGAGGAATGCATGTTTGTGGTATTTCAGTGACTTCACTACTGTGGTACAAAGAAAGAGTTGTGTGTGCACTTGTTAGGGTTGTGTTCGTGACGTCTTCATTTCGAATTTGTAGCGCGCGATGTGCTTGCACAGCCATATTTGCCATTGATCAACGTCGGCGTAACTCTCATATCTCCATTTGAAGTCTCGATGAGATAAGCATATCTGCATATGCATAACCCCTTGGGCATTCACAGCTCCacttattttcaaaaaaaaaaagctcCACTGTTTAGCCTTTCAAATCAGACAAAAAATGGAACGGCCACCGCTGTCCTTTTGCCTTTTATCTTGAGATAGGAGTCCAAACTCAAGCACACCGCACAAACAAATGCTCAAGCTTTCAGTACGCATTCTAGCTCCGATTGTCCCCGACGCGTACCAGCAATAGCACATTATAGCAGGCGAGGCTGTTTCAGTCACCAAGACAGATACCGTATCGACCCTGATCAAATTTAGGATGAAATTGCGGTCACCCAGAACAATCTCCCAAGTATGCCAAGAAGTACATAGCCACAGTGGACGTTCAGATGGATTAAACTTTTCAAATGAATATACATACAGGCTTAAGGCTTTGCATTGTTCTAAACAATGTGACTAGGATCAATTTACACAGTTAAGTATGACCATTAGCAGGTTATGACTTATGTGCCACTTTCGGTTTATACTCAACGCCTTGCTGAGTAACCTTCTCTGTTGGCCACCTAAACTTCTCCCAGACTAAATACAGTATATTTAAGTGGTTTGGTCGGTGCATGGATTTGTTTCCCACGTGCCATATACGGTTGTTAGCACCTCCACAGAATATATGCAGGACTGGTGATCAAATTTCTACAGTACAAGGTGTGCTACCAGCAAGAGTTAGGCAAGAAGAGGCTCCACTAGAGGTCTCCGTCGAGCTTCAGGGAGGTCCATGGTATGAGCTACTATGGCTGAAAGCAGCGAGAAGACGGCTGGAACTAGCCCCAAACCGAGTCTCGTAACGGAATAGCCATATGCCAATTCTTGGTTCTCACTGATCTTGGTGCTTCCTGCCACGCAAAGAATGAAAATCTCATTGTGTACACAAATCCATTTGTTGTGAGTAATCATCAGTGCCAagatactacttcctccgttcctaaatataagtctttgtagagatttcactatggaccacatacggatgtatgtagatgcattttagattgtagattcactcattttgctccgtaggtAGTCCACAGTGGAATCTCTAcagagacttatatttaggaacggaggaagtagtaagtAGCATTACCTTGATAGGACTCGAGGATATACAACGCTATGCCACATGACACTTTGTCAATAAAACTTAAAGAGCCGTACACAAAAGCACAACCATTTAGATCTTCTCCTACTAAAACACCTTCCATGCTGATACTTGTGACCTGTGGTCAATGGAGACCAAAGAGATAAGAGTGCTGAAAAGTGAGCTCCCAGCGTATAACATGATTATGCATCACATAGACAAATGTAGACATATTCAATTGCAAATCTTCAAGAGGCTATGAAATGCTCACAGCAAGGCATATACCAAATTGATATATATATGTCAGAAAGTATATgttatatgtactccctccgtttctacatataagaccttttagagatttcaatacgggctacatgcggatgtatatagacgtattttagagtttagattcactcattttgctccatatgtagtccgcattggaatctctaaaaaggcttatatctaggaacggagggagtacatataacATATACTTCTAAGCCAAATACATAGGAATTTTCACCATGAATTTATACATGTATATTATACTAAATTAACTCTCTTTAAATTGAACCAAGGTTAGAAACATACTGTCATAAGTGCATTGGCCGCTCCTATTGTAATTGACAGCACATACATGAAGTTGTGCATTCTGCTTGGTAAAAGAACAATCCCAATACCGGACAATATCCAAATCATTGCTCCAGCTGAGAAGTAGTTTTTTAAACGCCAACCCGACCATCTAGTCTCCTATAAAAAATATAGAATTCTATTGAGTTGGTTCCTCCAAAGAAATAGGCTCCCCATTTAGTTGAGGAAGAAAATAAATTAATTGAACTCTAAGAAGATAGTCGGACCTGTAACATGACAGATACTACCAAGCTGCATACATAGATAATAGCAGGTACCTGAAAAACAAAATAAGCAAACACTACTTCATGGAAATTTAATTTTATGACATGTATCAAGAAACTATCTAGATTAATCAACAGTATGAACTGGATTGGGACCTCAATGAAAAAAGGAAAATATCACCAAGTAGTATCACTTTCAGCATTCAGATTATACTGAGAGTGAGCATTTAAGTGCCTGATTGGACACATGTATAGTGTAACTCATGCAAAGCAAGCTTACAAAATTGTCGCACCTGCATCATAAGTTCTATTGATTTTCTTCTTCTAATTCAGGCATTTATATTGTATAATAGCACATGTATCACATGAGTTCAACTTGCCCGAGGACATAATCAACATCAGGCCTAAAAAATCATAAGACAACTATTCCAAGAGCAAAAGGGGAAAGAAAATCTTACCAGCGCTTTGGAAGATTGGTGCATTCCCAAATCATTTATCACATAGAAAGCAAGAAATGCCTGATCAAATATATATAAACATTATAAATAATCTGCTATCCAGTTGAAGTTCAAACTTCAAAGAATTAAGGAGGCAAAATGAAATTATAGAGAAAATAGGAGTACTGCAATATAATGATTATATACAAAGAATGCACACAACATAAAAAAAAATTGCCGTTTATGCAGTAAACATATTTGATATCAAATCTATCCTTGACTGTGTAATACATATATTAAATTATGAGAATACCTAGCAGGAACTAGATATCTTTTGTTTAATGAAGAAAAAGACCCCAAATTCGAGCAGAACAAAATTAGAATTTGGGTGGTGAGATTTTACATCCATTCAAGGAACTAATATACTAatatatatatacattatatatatatagagagagcatTTTCTATCTTTAGTATGTCGGTATATTTTAATGTTATCTTACATAAACTGAAACGAACGTAATCATAAGATAGTTACagcaaagaaaaaaaatagtaAAAACCGATCAAGGGATGCATGTAACACTGCATGTGAGACTGAACTGATAAATATTTCATACTAAAACATCTAAAAGAAAATGCTGTTTAATAATTAATGTGTGAAAAAAATGTAGTTTTTCCAAGAAATTTAGCCATGTTTCCCCATACCATGGTACACCATTTATAGCGCGGTCTACTCAGAGTAATATACCTTAATCCGCAAGAGATGTCCTTTACCATACATGGCATTCATCAAATAATCTAAGGCTTGAAAAAGAGTAAGTAAAGTACAAGTAGCAAACTAAATGGAATGAACAAAGTTGTTTGGTCTCATAATCACGTAGCTTAAGATTACTAAATACCTGTGAAACATTGGTTACCAATCTAGTGCACATGTAGACTAGAGCAACTTGGTAGTACAATACTTTCTTGAACCAGTGGGCCCATGAAATTCTGGACAGGCTCTTATCCTGAGAAGGTTGATTTAACCTACAGAATTCAAAGTTAAAaacaaactaaaaataaataaaaggaaaacataCGGAAGTTAAGAACATTTTCAAAAGAACATGGCATTAAAACTTTGTAATCCAGATGTCCAAACAAGGTTTTCATCTTACCCTGGCTCTTTTGTTCCAATCAAGAACGCAACAACAAAACAACATCCGATGGAAATGGCCGTATAAGCAATCCAACGATACTGAGCAAAAGG
This region of Triticum aestivum cultivar Chinese Spring chromosome 2D, IWGSC CS RefSeq v2.1, whole genome shotgun sequence genomic DNA includes:
- the LOC123052301 gene encoding major facilitator superfamily domain-containing protein 12 — its product is MVNMIGNEPSSELEWDEPLGRVPIFSYGSGHMLNDITSSCWFTYLLVFLTDVGLSPSDAAIVMLSGQLADGFTTIFVGELIDRFGHFKLWHAGGSILVAISFSSVFGSCLPCKLTGTNSSTLETVGYSIFASIFNVGWAVTQVAHMSMVNCMTSNPTSRVALVSCRNAFTMVANLSLYGIALLIFTLMHSVSVLVQYRWIAYTAISIGCCFVVAFLIGTKEPGLNQPSQDKSLSRISWAHWFKKVLYYQVALVYMCTRLVTNVSQAFLAFYVINDLGMHQSSKALVPAIIYVCSLVVSVMLQETRWSGWRLKNYFSAGAMIWILSGIGIVLLPSRMHNFMYVLSITIGAANALMTVTSISMEGVLVGEDLNGCAFVYGSLSFIDKVSCGIALYILESYQGSTKISENQELAYGYSVTRLGLGLVPAVFSLLSAIVAHTMDLPEARRRPLVEPLLA